From one Callithrix jacchus isolate 240 chromosome 2, calJac240_pri, whole genome shotgun sequence genomic stretch:
- the PCBD2 gene encoding pterin-4-alpha-carbinolamine dehydratase 2 isoform X1, which produces MKTEGVAPEHPPLLCPCPGPRRSPARAQCAQRRPAGSPARCQRPRSGVSGRLRRDKVPSPAGRTGCKTSARQLACVAGTDATGRHRAELRLAAGPAAVGRAESTWWLRAMATAEAPGGLRGPDCACARGTAGRCPHCLRLRADHAGRLLGGGSWAGPGRGWLWAAGRQRAGQPSADSHGGGALGMGGDAARVVSAPRPEPGACGHDGVLLLLSRLECSGVILAHRNLNLCLPPEFKRLSCFSLLSSWDYRHLALCPELPYKQRR; this is translated from the exons ATGAAAACAGAGGGGGTGGCCCCCGAGCACCCGCCGCTCCTGTGTCCCTGCCCAGGCCCGCGACGTTCTCCCGCCCGCGCACAGTGCGCGCAGCGCCGCCCAGCGGGGAGCCCAGCTCGGTGCCAGCGCCCGAGAAGCGGAGTCAGCGGGCGCCTGAGGCGGGACAAGGTTCCTTCCCCCGCAGGGAGGACCGGATGCAAAACCAGCGCGCGCCAGCTGGCCTGCGTCGCGGGCACAGACGCGACAGGCCGGCACCGGGCGGAGCTGCGTTTGGCTGCTGGGCCTGCGGCAGTGGGGCGCGCAGAATCCACCTGGTGGCTAAGGGCCATGGCGACCGCTGAAGCTCCTGGGGGCCTTCGGGGTCCAGACTGCGCCTGTGCTCGCGGGACGGCTGGGCGCTGCCCGCACTGCCTTCGGCTCCGGGCCGACCACGCAGGGAGACTACTGGGTGGCGGTAGCTGGGCGGGGCCGGGTCGGGGGTGGCTGTGGGCTGCGGGCAGGCAGCGCGCGGGGCAGCCCTCGGCGGACAGCCATGGCGGCGGCGCTCTGGGCATGGGGGGCGACGCGGCGCGTGTTGTCAGCGCTCCGAGACCGGAGCCCGGGGCTTGCGGCCATG atggagttttgctcttgttatccaggctagagtgcagtggtgtgatcttggctcaccgcaacctcaacctctgtctgcctcctgaattcaagcgattatcctgcttcagccttctgagtagctgggattacag